One Triticum dicoccoides isolate Atlit2015 ecotype Zavitan chromosome 4B, WEW_v2.0, whole genome shotgun sequence genomic window carries:
- the LOC119290895 gene encoding uncharacterized protein LOC119290895 isoform X1, with the protein MARCLHLPTTEQHLPDGVPTTADEELCPKPPPPSSRPDGQDPAGDEAYPTGAAPHRHCAAPSPRVSSSPRCSDWCAAVPPPSSIKQKMEGQICPFNHRQPRSFNDAPGKEYQVNKQLRHANGTFLLRALTTTDGSWYSVTLRSAAGGRGSLLLGSTTAPSGAVHEKSYVQATCAPPWIFSIIRSSSSGFLPHGSHTGSCATVVGPFSVGDR; encoded by the exons ATGGCGCGGTGTCTCCATCTCCCGACGACGGAGCAGCACCTCCCCGACGGCGTGCCTACCACCGCCGACGAGGAACTCTGCCCCaagcctcctcccccctcctcacGTCCGGATGGGCAAGATCCAGCCGGCGATGAAGCCTATCCCACCGGCGCAGCTCCCCATCGCCATTGCGCTGCTCCTTCCCCGCGTGTCTCCAGTTCCCCTCGCTGCTCAGATTGGTGTGCCGCGGTGCCGCCACCCAG TTCAATAAAACAAAAAATGGAAGGTCAGATATGTCCGTTCAACCACCGCCAACCGAGGTCGTTCAACGACGCGCCGGGCAAAG AATATCAAGTAAATAAGCAACTTCGACATGCCAATGGGACCTTTTTATTAAGGGCTTTGACTACGACTGATGGAAGTTGGTATTCTGTGACGTTGCGCTCAGCGGCAGGAGGGCGAGGATCTCTTCTTCTCGGCAGTACAACTGCACCCTCCGGCGCCGTTCACGAGAAGAGCTACGTGCAGGCCACCTGTGCTCCACCCTGGATTTTTTCAATAATCAGGTCGTCGTCGTCAGGGTTCCTGCCCCACGGCAGTCATACTGGCTCATGCGCCACTGTCGTCGGTCCTTTTTCGGTTGGAGATAGGTAG
- the LOC119290895 gene encoding translation initiation factor IF-2-like isoform X2 — protein MARCLHLPTTEQHLPDGVPTTADEELCPKPPPPSSRPDGQDPAGDEAYPTGAAPHRHCAAPSPRVSSSPRCSDWCAAVPPPSSIKQKMEGQICPFNHRQPRSFNDAPGKAAGGRGSLLLGSTTAPSGAVHEKSYVQATCAPPWIFSIIRSSSSGFLPHGSHTGSCATVVGPFSVGDR, from the exons ATGGCGCGGTGTCTCCATCTCCCGACGACGGAGCAGCACCTCCCCGACGGCGTGCCTACCACCGCCGACGAGGAACTCTGCCCCaagcctcctcccccctcctcacGTCCGGATGGGCAAGATCCAGCCGGCGATGAAGCCTATCCCACCGGCGCAGCTCCCCATCGCCATTGCGCTGCTCCTTCCCCGCGTGTCTCCAGTTCCCCTCGCTGCTCAGATTGGTGTGCCGCGGTGCCGCCACCCAG TTCAATAAAACAAAAAATGGAAGGTCAGATATGTCCGTTCAACCACCGCCAACCGAGGTCGTTCAACGACGCGCCGGGCAAAG CGGCAGGAGGGCGAGGATCTCTTCTTCTCGGCAGTACAACTGCACCCTCCGGCGCCGTTCACGAGAAGAGCTACGTGCAGGCCACCTGTGCTCCACCCTGGATTTTTTCAATAATCAGGTCGTCGTCGTCAGGGTTCCTGCCCCACGGCAGTCATACTGGCTCATGCGCCACTGTCGTCGGTCCTTTTTCGGTTGGAGATAGGTAG